A region of Lichenibacterium dinghuense DNA encodes the following proteins:
- a CDS encoding ABC transporter permease, which yields MGVLDGLAETASRQFPLFVSGLEVTLELLLVSTVAGLALAVPLALARLSRNPVLSVPSTAYAYFFRGTPLLVQIFIIYYGLPQFDAVRSSALWPLLRDPLPCALLAFSLNMAAYTGEVVRGAILAVPAGEREAALAVGMGRALALRRVILPRALRISLPALSNEVVLQLKATSLASTVTLIDLTGVGRRLAAKTYTTDGFYVAGAVYIVLTFLIARGFRLLEGRLNGFQRP from the coding sequence ATGGGCGTCCTCGACGGCCTGGCCGAGACCGCGTCCCGCCAGTTCCCGCTGTTCGTGTCCGGGCTGGAGGTCACGCTCGAACTGCTCCTCGTGTCGACGGTGGCGGGCCTCGCGCTCGCGGTGCCGCTCGCCCTCGCCCGCCTGTCGCGGAACCCCGTCCTGTCGGTGCCGTCCACCGCCTACGCGTATTTCTTCCGCGGCACGCCGCTGCTGGTGCAGATCTTCATCATCTACTACGGGCTGCCGCAGTTCGACGCGGTGCGGAGCTCGGCGCTGTGGCCGCTGCTGCGCGACCCCCTGCCCTGCGCGCTCCTCGCCTTCTCGCTCAACATGGCGGCCTACACGGGCGAGGTGGTGCGCGGCGCCATCCTGGCGGTGCCGGCGGGCGAGCGCGAGGCCGCGCTGGCGGTCGGCATGGGCCGGGCGCTGGCGCTGCGCCGGGTGATCCTGCCGCGCGCCCTGCGCATCTCCTTGCCCGCGCTGTCCAACGAGGTGGTGCTGCAGCTCAAGGCGACCTCGCTCGCCAGCACGGTCACGCTGATCGACCTCACCGGCGTCGGCCGACGCCTCGCGGCCAAGACCTACACGACGGACGGCTTCTACGTGGCGGGCGCCGTCTACATCGTCCTGACGTTCCTGATCGCGCGCGGCTTCCGGCTGCTCGAAGGGCGGCTCAACGGCTTTCAGCGGCCCTGA
- a CDS encoding ABC transporter permease has translation MLDLYGFGGQLLQGAAVTLEVAALSLAFGVALGIAGAAAKLSPRAWIRGPATLLTNLVRGVPEFLILLIVYFSLPDVLSGLLGTDVSISPLAGGVFALSIVFGAYASETFRGGFAAVPKGQLEAARAFGMPRTRVFARIHLPQAWRYALPGISNLWQTLLKDTSLVSVLGLEEIMRKADIAAQVTKRPFNFYVAAALIYLVFVLLSGPAFAWLERRAGRGLARAP, from the coding sequence ATGCTCGACCTTTACGGCTTCGGCGGCCAACTCCTGCAGGGCGCCGCCGTGACCCTGGAGGTCGCCGCGCTGTCGCTGGCCTTCGGCGTCGCGCTCGGCATCGCCGGCGCGGCGGCGAAGCTGTCGCCGCGGGCCTGGATCCGCGGTCCGGCGACGCTGCTGACGAACCTCGTCCGCGGCGTGCCGGAGTTCCTGATCCTGCTGATCGTCTACTTCAGCCTGCCCGACGTGCTGTCGGGGCTGCTGGGCACGGACGTGTCGATCAGTCCGCTGGCCGGCGGCGTCTTCGCGCTGTCGATCGTGTTCGGCGCCTACGCGTCGGAAACGTTCCGCGGCGGCTTCGCGGCCGTGCCGAAGGGGCAACTCGAGGCCGCGCGGGCCTTCGGCATGCCGCGCACCCGCGTCTTCGCCCGCATCCACCTGCCCCAGGCTTGGCGCTACGCGCTGCCGGGCATCTCCAACCTGTGGCAGACGCTGCTCAAGGACACGTCGCTGGTGTCGGTGCTCGGCCTCGAGGAGATCATGCGCAAGGCCGACATCGCCGCGCAGGTCACGAAGCGGCCCTTCAACTTCTACGTGGCGGCGGCGCTGATCTATCTGGTCTTCGTGCTGCTGTCCGGCCCGGCCTTCGCCTGGCTGGAGCGGCGCGCCGGCCGCGGCCTCGCGCGGGCCCCGTGA
- a CDS encoding transporter substrate-binding domain-containing protein, with the protein MTMSAKTSATLRSLLGAAALAALTLAGPALAQDKVVRIGTEAAYAPFEYKDDKGQLKGYEIQLGDALCAAAKIKCEWVNADFDSLIPALNAHKIDAILSQMSITDDRKKAVDFTNQVTIAPARFVAKEGSGITDDPSTLKGKTIAVQSGTTHEKYVTEKLAGIATPKVYQTQDEAFLDVENGRADATLADATIEYDWLQKTGKAKGFAYAGKPLTDPAIFGDGTGIAVRKDDPALAATFNKALAAVGADGEFKKINDQYFPFDIEGSGATKK; encoded by the coding sequence ATGACGATGTCGGCCAAGACCAGCGCGACCCTGCGCAGCCTGCTGGGTGCTGCCGCCCTCGCGGCCCTGACCCTGGCGGGTCCCGCCCTGGCGCAGGACAAGGTCGTGCGGATCGGCACCGAGGCCGCCTACGCGCCCTTCGAGTACAAGGACGACAAGGGCCAGCTCAAGGGCTACGAGATCCAGCTCGGCGATGCCCTCTGCGCGGCCGCCAAGATCAAGTGCGAATGGGTCAACGCCGACTTCGACAGCCTCATCCCGGCGCTGAACGCCCACAAGATCGACGCCATCCTGTCGCAGATGTCGATCACGGACGACCGCAAGAAGGCGGTGGACTTCACCAATCAGGTGACGATCGCCCCGGCCCGCTTCGTCGCCAAGGAGGGCTCGGGCATCACCGACGACCCGTCCACGCTGAAGGGCAAGACGATCGCGGTGCAGAGCGGCACCACGCACGAGAAATACGTCACCGAGAAGCTGGCCGGCATCGCCACGCCCAAGGTGTACCAGACCCAGGACGAGGCCTTCCTCGACGTCGAGAACGGCCGCGCCGACGCCACGCTGGCCGACGCCACGATCGAATACGACTGGCTGCAGAAGACCGGCAAGGCCAAGGGCTTCGCCTACGCGGGCAAGCCGCTGACCGATCCGGCGATCTTCGGCGACGGCACCGGCATCGCGGTGCGCAAGGACGACCCGGCGCTGGCCGCGACCTTCAACAAGGCGCTCGCCGCCGTGGGCGCGGACGGCGAGTTCAAGAAGATCAACGACCAGTACTTCCCCTTCGACATCGAGGGGTCGGGCGCCACCAAGAAGTGA
- a CDS encoding DUF1636 domain-containing protein — MSIPTDPVHPTTLYVCVTCRAEGDTSEVRAGRRLHDALAAELGGDPAVRIVPVECLSACRRPCAASLTAPNKWTYVYGDLPAESAAPVLVETARLYADAPDGLIPWKLRADAIKKGSVARVPPFALPGHTA, encoded by the coding sequence ATGTCCATTCCAACAGATCCGGTCCACCCCACGACGCTCTACGTCTGCGTCACGTGCCGGGCGGAGGGCGACACCTCCGAGGTCCGCGCGGGCCGCCGCCTTCACGACGCGCTGGCGGCGGAGCTCGGCGGCGACCCGGCCGTGCGGATCGTGCCGGTCGAATGCCTGAGCGCCTGCCGCCGCCCCTGCGCGGCGAGCCTGACGGCGCCCAACAAGTGGACCTACGTCTACGGCGACCTGCCGGCCGAGTCTGCCGCCCCCGTGCTGGTCGAGACGGCGCGCCTCTACGCCGACGCGCCCGACGGGCTGATACCGTGGAAGCTCCGCGCCGACGCCATCAAGAAGGGCTCGGTCGCCCGCGTCCCGCCCTTCGCCCTGCCAGGACACACAGCATGA
- the cobW gene encoding cobalamin biosynthesis protein CobW, producing MNALHKVPVTVVTGFLGAGKTTMIRHLLEGAHGRRLALIINEFGDVGVDGDILRSCGIESCPEENIVELANGCLCCTVADDFVPAIEALLASEPRPDHIVVETSGLALPKPLVKAFDWPAIRSRVTVDGVVAVVDGAAVAEGRFADDPAKLAAQRAADGSVDHDNPLEEVYEDQLLCADLIVLNKADLVPAERLDAVSAEIRAAVPRAVKLVPTREGRIDAAVLLGLGAAVEDHIADRPSHHDAEEGHDHDDFDSFVLDVAELADPAAFAQKLSGVAERHGVLRTKGFLAVAGKPMRLLVQGVGSRFRQGFDRPWAPGEERRGRLVVIGEKGIDRDAIAVDIGA from the coding sequence ATGAACGCGCTTCACAAGGTCCCCGTGACGGTCGTGACCGGCTTCCTCGGGGCCGGCAAGACGACGATGATCCGGCACCTGCTGGAGGGCGCGCACGGCCGCCGCCTGGCGCTGATCATCAACGAGTTCGGCGACGTCGGCGTCGACGGCGACATCCTGCGCTCCTGCGGCATCGAATCCTGCCCGGAGGAGAACATCGTCGAGCTCGCCAACGGCTGCCTGTGCTGCACCGTGGCCGACGACTTCGTGCCCGCCATCGAGGCGCTGCTCGCCAGCGAGCCGCGGCCCGACCACATCGTGGTCGAGACCTCGGGGCTCGCCCTGCCGAAGCCGCTCGTCAAGGCCTTCGACTGGCCGGCCATCCGCTCGCGCGTGACGGTGGACGGCGTGGTCGCGGTGGTGGACGGCGCCGCCGTGGCGGAAGGGCGCTTCGCCGACGACCCGGCGAAGCTCGCCGCCCAGCGCGCCGCCGACGGCTCCGTCGACCACGACAATCCGCTGGAGGAGGTCTACGAGGACCAGCTCCTGTGCGCCGACCTGATCGTGCTCAACAAGGCGGACCTCGTCCCCGCCGAGCGGCTCGACGCGGTGTCGGCCGAGATCCGCGCCGCCGTGCCCCGCGCCGTGAAGCTCGTCCCGACCCGCGAAGGGCGGATCGACGCCGCGGTGCTGCTCGGCCTCGGCGCGGCCGTCGAGGACCACATCGCCGATCGTCCGTCCCACCACGACGCCGAGGAGGGGCACGACCACGACGACTTCGACAGCTTCGTGCTCGACGTGGCGGAGCTCGCCGACCCGGCCGCCTTCGCGCAGAAGCTTTCGGGCGTGGCGGAGCGCCACGGCGTGCTGCGCACCAAGGGATTCCTCGCCGTCGCGGGCAAGCCGATGCGGCTCTTGGTGCAGGGCGTCGGCTCGCGCTTCCGGCAGGGCTTCGACCGGCCCTGGGCGCCCGGCGAGGAGCGGCGCGGCCGGCTCGTCGTCATCGGCGAGAAGGGCATCGACCGCGACGCGATCGCGGTCGACATCGGGGCCTGA
- the cobN gene encoding cobaltochelatase subunit CobN: MHLLPLSAGTLDPAPAAVDLAQTPADVVVLSFSDGDLAGLAAAVEGVDGLPSLRLAALKGLGHPFSVDLYVDKVAARARLVIVRALGGLDYWRYGLEELGAAARRHGFHLAAVPGCEQLDPRLDALSTLPEADLRRLWLFFREGGPANLREAMRFAASRIGQPAAWREPEALPAGTVVPELCRMGASSATAALLPCGEKVSAQRTDEGSMDRPEPLIRLGSAETPSPPRGEGRAPHALLTFYRSALLAGDVAPVAALADALHARGARVTAFAASSLKDAEAADALAALIAADPPDVVLNTTAFSARRGEGATVLDRADAPVLQVVQAASGREAWAASDRGLRAADLAMNVVLPEVDGRLLAGAISFKEPGPIDAAREFSPVLHRPDPERVAHAADLALAWARLRRAPRAGRRLALVLSDYPGKAGRGGYAVGLDAPASLAGIAASLAHAGYAVEPVADSAALMARLTAGEPLPVLGLDAYARAFAQLPAGFRDAVLSRWGDPADDPDAREGAFAFRHARLGAMVCAVQPDRGTAADRRADYHDAALPPRHGYVAFYLWLREAERIHALVHLGTHGTLEWLPGKAVALSSACAPEAVLGPVPLIYPFIVSDPGEAAQAKRRVGAVTVGHLTPPLVAAGTHGATAELEALFDEYAEAQGLDARRARLLGQAILDRARDADLLADCGVPEGAAPEDALARLDAWLCDVKEARIGDGLHVFGAAASGRGGAFDACSAAETAGLLAALDGRFVPPGPSGSPAAGRADVLPTGRNLFAVDPRAVPTRTAWEIGTRAAAEFATRYAQDHGDWPRRLVMDLWGSATMRTGGDDLAQALALMGVRPRWHAGSTRVDGFEVLPAARLERPRVDVTLRISGLFRDTFPEQIALFDAAARAVAALDEDGDWNPLAAARRAGGGLDRVFGGAPDAYGLGLARAVSAGAYASRGELGERYIAGTSHAYAGADAAARPSPGFRERVAGADSYLHVADLPEVDVLSSDTFAEHEGGFAAAAASLGARPALYHADATVPGTFKVRTLSEEVARAVRARATNPRWIAGQMRHGHRGAAEIAETVDALFCFAATSDAAPSRHFDLLFDATLGDDAVRGFMVEANPAAARAVAERFAEAQERGYWHARRNSTAALLAELRAAA; the protein is encoded by the coding sequence ATGCACCTCCTCCCCCTCAGCGCCGGCACGCTCGACCCCGCCCCGGCGGCGGTCGACCTCGCCCAGACGCCGGCGGACGTCGTGGTGCTGTCCTTCTCGGACGGCGATCTCGCCGGCCTCGCCGCGGCTGTGGAGGGCGTCGACGGGCTGCCGAGCCTCAGGCTCGCGGCGCTGAAGGGGCTCGGGCATCCGTTCTCGGTCGACCTCTACGTCGACAAGGTCGCGGCGCGCGCCCGCCTCGTCATCGTGCGCGCCCTCGGCGGGCTCGACTATTGGCGCTACGGGCTGGAGGAGCTCGGCGCCGCGGCGCGCCGGCACGGCTTCCACCTCGCCGCCGTGCCGGGTTGCGAGCAGCTCGATCCCCGGCTCGACGCGCTGTCGACCCTGCCCGAGGCGGACCTGCGCCGCCTGTGGCTCTTCTTCCGCGAGGGCGGGCCGGCGAACCTCAGGGAAGCCATGCGCTTCGCGGCGTCGCGCATCGGGCAGCCCGCCGCGTGGCGCGAACCCGAGGCGCTGCCGGCGGGGACGGTGGTGCCCGAGCTGTGCCGGATGGGTGCGTCGAGTGCCACCGCTGCCCTTCTCCCCTGCGGGGAGAAGGTGTCTGCGCAGCGGACGGATGAGGGGTCGATGGATCGCCCCGAACCCCTCATCCGTCTCGGCTCCGCCGAGACACCTTCTCCCCCGAGGGGAGAAGGGCGCGCGCCCCACGCCCTTCTCACCTTCTACCGCTCCGCCCTGCTGGCCGGCGACGTCGCGCCCGTGGCGGCGCTGGCGGACGCGCTCCACGCCCGCGGCGCGCGCGTCACCGCCTTCGCGGCGTCGAGCCTCAAGGATGCGGAGGCCGCGGACGCGCTCGCCGCGCTGATCGCTGCCGACCCGCCCGACGTCGTGCTGAACACCACCGCCTTCTCGGCCCGCCGCGGGGAAGGCGCCACCGTGCTCGACCGGGCCGACGCGCCCGTGCTGCAGGTCGTGCAGGCGGCGAGCGGCCGCGAGGCCTGGGCGGCGAGCGACAGGGGCCTGCGCGCGGCCGACCTCGCCATGAACGTCGTCCTGCCCGAGGTCGACGGCCGTCTGCTCGCGGGCGCGATCTCCTTCAAAGAGCCCGGCCCGATCGACGCCGCGCGCGAGTTCTCGCCCGTGCTGCACCGGCCCGACCCCGAGCGCGTCGCCCACGCGGCCGACCTCGCGCTCGCCTGGGCGCGCCTGCGCCGCGCGCCCCGCGCCGGGCGGCGCCTCGCGCTCGTCCTCTCGGATTATCCCGGCAAGGCGGGCCGCGGCGGCTACGCGGTGGGGCTCGACGCGCCGGCGAGCCTCGCCGGCATCGCGGCCTCGCTCGCCCATGCGGGCTACGCTGTCGAGCCCGTCGCCGACAGCGCCGCCCTGATGGCCCGCCTCACGGCGGGCGAGCCCCTGCCGGTGCTGGGCCTCGACGCCTACGCGCGCGCCTTCGCCCAGCTGCCCGCGGGGTTCCGCGACGCCGTCCTGTCGCGCTGGGGCGACCCCGCCGACGATCCCGACGCGCGGGAGGGCGCCTTCGCGTTCCGCCACGCCCGCCTCGGCGCCATGGTCTGCGCCGTGCAGCCCGACCGCGGCACGGCCGCCGACCGTCGCGCCGACTATCACGACGCCGCGCTGCCGCCCCGCCACGGCTACGTCGCCTTCTACCTCTGGCTCCGCGAGGCCGAGCGGATCCACGCGCTGGTCCACCTCGGCACTCACGGCACGCTCGAATGGCTGCCCGGCAAGGCCGTGGCGCTGTCTTCCGCCTGCGCGCCCGAGGCCGTGCTCGGCCCCGTGCCGCTGATCTACCCCTTCATCGTGTCCGACCCCGGCGAGGCCGCGCAGGCCAAGCGACGCGTCGGCGCCGTCACGGTCGGGCACCTCACCCCGCCGCTCGTCGCCGCGGGCACGCATGGCGCGACGGCCGAGCTCGAAGCGTTGTTCGACGAATACGCGGAGGCGCAGGGCCTCGACGCCCGCCGCGCCCGGCTGCTCGGGCAGGCCATCCTGGACCGCGCCCGCGATGCCGACCTGCTCGCCGACTGCGGCGTGCCGGAGGGCGCCGCGCCCGAGGACGCGCTGGCGCGGCTCGACGCGTGGCTCTGCGACGTCAAGGAAGCCCGCATCGGCGACGGCCTCCATGTCTTCGGCGCCGCGGCTTCCGGCCGGGGCGGGGCCTTCGACGCCTGCTCGGCGGCCGAGACCGCGGGCCTCCTCGCCGCGCTCGACGGGCGCTTCGTTCCGCCCGGCCCGTCCGGCTCGCCCGCCGCGGGCCGGGCCGACGTGCTGCCGACGGGGCGCAACCTGTTCGCCGTCGACCCCCGCGCCGTGCCGACCCGCACCGCCTGGGAGATCGGCACCCGCGCGGCGGCCGAGTTCGCCACCCGCTACGCGCAGGACCACGGCGACTGGCCGCGCCGCCTCGTCATGGACCTGTGGGGCAGCGCCACGATGCGGACCGGCGGCGACGACCTCGCGCAGGCGCTCGCGCTGATGGGCGTGCGGCCGCGCTGGCACGCGGGCTCGACCCGCGTCGACGGCTTCGAGGTGCTGCCCGCGGCGCGGCTGGAGCGGCCGCGCGTCGACGTCACGCTGCGCATCTCCGGCCTGTTCCGCGACACATTCCCCGAGCAGATCGCGCTCTTCGACGCCGCGGCCCGCGCGGTCGCGGCGCTCGACGAGGACGGCGACTGGAATCCCCTCGCCGCCGCGCGCCGCGCCGGCGGGGGGCTCGACCGCGTCTTCGGCGGCGCGCCGGACGCCTACGGGCTCGGCCTCGCGCGCGCCGTCTCGGCCGGCGCCTACGCGTCCCGCGGCGAACTCGGGGAGCGCTACATCGCCGGCACGTCCCACGCCTACGCGGGCGCCGACGCCGCGGCGCGGCCGTCGCCGGGGTTCCGCGAGCGCGTGGCCGGCGCCGACAGCTACCTCCACGTCGCCGACCTGCCCGAGGTCGATGTGCTGTCCTCCGACACCTTCGCCGAGCACGAGGGCGGCTTCGCGGCCGCCGCGGCGTCGCTCGGCGCGCGCCCGGCGCTCTACCACGCCGACGCCACGGTGCCCGGCACCTTCAAGGTGCGGACCCTGTCCGAGGAGGTGGCGCGCGCCGTGCGGGCGCGAGCCACCAACCCGCGCTGGATCGCCGGCCAGATGCGCCACGGCCACCGCGGCGCCGCCGAGATCGCCGAGACCGTGGACGCGCTGTTCTGCTTCGCCGCGACGTCCGACGCCGCGCCGAGCCGCCACTTCGACCTCCTGTTCGACGCGACCCTCGGCGACGACGCCGTGCGGGGCTTCATGGTCGAGGCCAACCCCGCCGCGGCGCGTGCCGTCGCGGAGCGGTTCGCCGAGGCGCAGGAGCGCGGCTACTGGCACGCGCGCCGCAACTCCACCGCCGCCCTGCTGGCCGAGCTGAGGGCCGCGGCGTGA